A stretch of DNA from bacterium:
GCGCTTAGGATGCCCGTCACGCGGCCGCGGGTCACGAGGGGTGCATAGATGGCGGAACGGGCCCCCGTGTCCCGCCAGCACACCCGTCGATCGGCGGCCAGGTCAGACACGAGCAGGGGTTGGCGGGCGCCGGCCACCGAGCCGTGGACGCCCTTTCCCCGAGGAATCGCGCGCCCCCGGCTACGTGCGCACAGCCCCGAGGCGGCCCTAATGACGAACGCATTCGGATCGTTCTCGTCCACGAGGGCAACGGAGCACGCATCAAACCCGACGTCGTCGCGCAGCGCTCGGAGCGCGTACTGGAGCAGGGCCTGGAGGCCGAGGATCGCGGTGGACTTGCTGGCAAAAGCAGCCAGGAAGGCGACCCTTTTGTCCAGGCCGCCAGAGGCCGATGCGCCGGGCAGCCCGCTGCGCCTGTGCGTGCCGTGCTTCGTGCGGCGGAGAATGGCGTGGGGCATCACAACGCAGGTCCTGCCTGACCATCTGAGCAGTGCGATGAAGCCATGCCGCCCCCTTTGGTGCGGATCGCCGGTCCTGCGTGTCCTGTACCTTCGCAGGTCCTCGCATCTTCAGACCGCAAATAACAAAGCCGAACGACGTGAACGTTCGGCTTCGGCAACCCGGCTGACCCGGCAAAACAGTCCCGGTACTACCGGCTTTGGCAGCCCGGCTGATTGCACGGCGGCCCCGTGGCTTTGCGCCCCCGCGTTACCGCGAGTTTGCCTTTATCCACCGCAGCCTCTCAGCGGTGTCTATCCGCTGTCTCTTTTACAACTCTGGCACAGTGCTCGCGCGCGCTTGCTGCTGCTGTATCTTTGCCACATCGAAGCAAAATCTTAACTTCATTCTAACTTCATCGACGGTTTACTTGTAGATTCGGAGTAAAGTGGGGAGCGGAAAGGAGGTTGCGCAAAAAAAACCATTCGGGGCTCCGCCGGCCGCACGGTGAGGAGAGCGCCGCCCGCTTCGCCCCGCCCTCCGCGTCCCCGCGAAACGCCTTATGATCCTTTCGCTATGATGATCGTACCTTCACTCTTCGAGGGTACTTCATGTGTTGATTGTCGACGCCCACCTCGATCTATCGATGAACGCGCTGCAATGGAACCGCAACCTCCTCAACTCGGTCTACACTATCCGCGCCGACGAAAAGAACACGCCGGGCAAGGGCCGCGGACAGGGCACGGTCGCCTATCCCGAGATGCGCCGCGGACGCGTCGCGCTCAGTTTTGCGACGCTGATCGCGCGGTCGACGGGCCGGCCGGAGCCCCATATCGATTTTGCGAGCACCGCGCAGGCCTTCGGCACCGCTCACGGACAGCTGGCCTACTACCGGGCTCTGGAGCGCCAGGGGCACGTCCGCATCTTGACCGACCTCCGGGGCCTCAGCGCGCATGTCGCGGAGTGGGAGGCGTGGGATGCCGCTCATCCTGAGGACGACGGCAGCGCCACGCCGCCGCTTGGGTTTGTCATCAGTATGGAGAGCGGGGATCCGATCCTCGAGCCGCGCGACCTCGCGGAGTGGCACGCCGCCGGTCTGCGGGCCGTCGGTCTGGCGCACTACGGTCCCGGCCGCTTCGCCGGCGGAACGTCCACCGAGGCGGGTCTTTCAGAGCTCGGCGCGGCGCTCCTCGCCGAGATGAGGCGGCACGGCACGTTGGTGGACCTGACCCACTCGTCCGACGAGGCGTTTTGGGAGACGCTCGACCGCTGGGACGGCCCGGTACTGGCCAGCCACAACAATTGTCGCGCCCTCGTGCCGCACCAGCGGCAGTTCTCCGACGAGCAAATCCGCGCCATCGTGGCGCGCGGCGGGGTGATCGGGGTCGCGTTGGACTGCTGGATGCTGAAGGCCGGGTGGCGGCACGGCGACAGCAACGAAGGCGTCACCCTCCAGGATGTCGTCGCCCACATCGATCATATCTGTCAGGTCGCGGGCAGTGCCCGGCACGCCGCGATCGGCACCGACCTCGACGGCGGATTCGGCCGCGAAGGGTCTCCGCGCGACCTCGACACGATCGCCGATCTCCAGAAGATTCCGGCGCTGCTGGCCGGACGCGGGTACCGGCCCGACGACGTCGCGCCGATCATGCACGGGAACTGGCTGCGGTTCCTGCGCGGCGCGTGGGCGCCGGTGTAGCGCGCTCCGTCTAGGGGCCGGGGGAGACCGCCGCCGCGCTTTCGTGAAGCGCGTGCCGCGCTTCTCTAATGCCGTAGTATACGATGACGAGGGACGCCAGCGGGTCGGCCCACCACCAGCCGGCAAGCGCATTCAGCGCCAACCCGATCAGTACCGCGCCCGCGAGATACGCGTCGACGAGTGTGACGCGCGATTCTGTTCGCAGCACTTCATTGCCCAACCGCTCTCCCGTGACGCGCTTGCCCTGCGCGAGCAGCAGCATGGCGACGAAGGTGGCGGCGGTCCAGACGATCCCGCTCACAGAGGCCGCGGGGTGCGTCTTCGTCAGCACGGTGTAGGCCAGCTGCGACGCGATGTAGACGACGAGCAGCACGAAGGCGATACCGATCAGCCTCAGTGCGGTGCGTTCGCGGTCGAGCCGGATGCCCAAGAGATGCCAGACGACGACCACCGACGCGAAGATCTCG
This window harbors:
- a CDS encoding membrane dipeptidase, with the protein product MLIVDAHLDLSMNALQWNRNLLNSVYTIRADEKNTPGKGRGQGTVAYPEMRRGRVALSFATLIARSTGRPEPHIDFASTAQAFGTAHGQLAYYRALERQGHVRILTDLRGLSAHVAEWEAWDAAHPEDDGSATPPLGFVISMESGDPILEPRDLAEWHAAGLRAVGLAHYGPGRFAGGTSTEAGLSELGAALLAEMRRHGTLVDLTHSSDEAFWETLDRWDGPVLASHNNCRALVPHQRQFSDEQIRAIVARGGVIGVALDCWMLKAGWRHGDSNEGVTLQDVVAHIDHICQVAGSARHAAIGTDLDGGFGREGSPRDLDTIADLQKIPALLAGRGYRPDDVAPIMHGNWLRFLRGAWAPV
- a CDS encoding cation transporter, encoding MDTVAQLTRLGLLLEYATLGWNVVGVVILAFAAYAARSVALAGFGLDSLIEIFASVVVVWHLLGIRLDRERTALRLIGIAFVLLVVYIASQLAYTVLTKTHPAASVSGIVWTAATFVAMLLLAQGKRVTGERLGNEVLRTESRVTLVDAYLAGAVLIGLALNALAGWWWADPLASLVIVYYGIREARHALHESAAAVSPGP